A portion of the Glycine max cultivar Williams 82 chromosome 10, Glycine_max_v4.0, whole genome shotgun sequence genome contains these proteins:
- the LOC100816738 gene encoding uncharacterized protein: MICFVLNWGKFLRIFRHFNFSAKNMSSLSNLERFLLCVTPDVVPSLTLQSCSSDQNVQCLPPGKDTIEYFTLKDLWDCYSEWSAFGACIPLMLENGDTLVQYYVPNLSAIQIYRSKSRIRKEDVEGIELECYSSSEDSGSDDLSRSASNNSSKAWDDASLDSGSDQVVLCSTTKDMLGALYLQYSENYPPYQRVPFSEKITELAKSHPALMTLKSVDISPTSWMAVSWYPIYSVPCQKNKKDPTSFLTFHSLSSFQECASKYEGIDTGNDASCLIGWRSIVGEKCKKKESGCMSLSPFGLATFKMRKSVWLNSYNNNNQVVTNLYNAADSWLKHRNADHPDFNFFTRQPTL; the protein is encoded by the exons ATGATATGCTTTGTTCTTAATTGG GGTAAGTTTCTGAGAATTTTCCGTCACTTTAACTTCTCGGCAAAAAATATGTCTTCCCTGTCGAATCTTGAACGCTTTCTCCTATGCGTAACTCCAGACGTTGTTCCTTCACTCACTCTTcag AGCTGCTCTAGCGATCAAAATGTCCAATGTCTACCTCCAGGCAAAGACACAATCGAATACTTCACTCTGAAGGATCTTTGGGACTGCTATTCTGAATGGAGTGCCTTTGGTGCTTGCATTCCTCTGATGTTGGAAAATGGTGACACTCTGGTTCAATACTATGTTCCGAATCTGTCTGCCATCCAAATCTACCGCAGTAAATCTAG GATTCGGAAAGAGGACGTCGAAGGAATTGAACTTGAATGTTATTCCTCGAGTGAGGATAGTGGAAGTGATGACCTATCTAGATCAGCGAGTAACAATTCTAGCAAAGCATGGGATGATGCTTCTTTGGATTCAGGTTCTGACCAAGTGGTTTTATGCAGCACAACAAAGGATATGCTTGGCGCACTTTACTTACAGTACTCTGAGAACTATCCACCTTACCAGAGGGTTCCATTTTCTGAGAAG ATAACTGAGTTAGCTAAAAGCCATCCAGCATTGATGACGTTGAAGAGTGTGGATATTTCCCCAACAAGTTGGATGGCTGTTTCATG GTACCCCATTTATTCCGTACCAtgccagaaaaataaaaaggaccCAACAAGCTTCCTAACTTTTCATTCACTTTCATCTTTCCAAG AATGTGCAAGCAAATATGAGGGAATTGACACAGGGAATGACGCAAGTTGTTTAATTGGGTGGCGAAGTATTGTAGGAGAGAAATGCAAGAAAAAAGAGAGTGGTTGCATGTCTCTCTCTCCTTTTGGGCTTGCCACTTTCAAAATGAGGAAAAGCGTTTGGTTAAACTCTTATAACAACAATAATCAAGTGGTGACCAATCTGTATAACGCTGCAGACTCGTGGTTGAAGCACCGCAACGCTGACCACCCTGACTTCAACTTCTTCACACGCCAACCTACCTTGTAG